The Primulina eburnea isolate SZY01 unplaced genomic scaffold, ASM2296580v1 ctg739_ERROPOS11973397, whole genome shotgun sequence sequence TATCGTAGGCGGCCATTAGGCATTGACGAGTGTCTTTCATTGTTTTAATTTGCTCCTTCAAAGCTTTAGTTAGCTTCGGTGACTTTGCTATTTGAAGTGGTTGAAATGTGCCATTACATGATCCAAGTTGATGGATAACTAATACAGGGGGCGTCTCTGACAATTCCATGAAGGGCGACGATAAGTACGATGACTTCTTGATTTGCCTCTTAACCCTGACGTAGGTTAATAACATGTTATTGTAAGTTTTCTTATCATCATTATTGTTTGCATCTCCAACTGGCTGGGCATTGGAAGCTCCTTCATCAACTACGAATCGTTGGGGAGTGTGCAATATATGTTTGCTTGGTTGGATCATGGAGTGTCCATTTTGAGGAGATGTAGAACCTGTATGTAAAAATATATAgatcttaaaatatttaatcagGTGACATGACTTATCCACTAAAGCATGTGACTTACCTTCTGATGGCAAGACTTCTTCATTAACACATTTGATATCAAACATCTTTTGTCTCTTTGCTTCCGGAAGTGTACTAGTTGGTTGACGTGATGTCTCTGCTGGATTTTTTTCCTGTTTTTTTACCTGGACAGATACCTCTTCAAGCTTCTCCTCAATCTTAGTAAATCTTTCATCCACGTATGCTTGCAATTTTGTAAACTTCTCATCTATATAATCTCGAAGTTGGACAAAATAATTTGGAACACTGGGAACCTCTCCAACAAAAGCAGTCGGATCAATATGTGTGGAGGTGTGTGGTCGATCTTCTTCTTGACGAAGTGGAGGTGATTGTTTGTCATGTGCATCTACTCTCTCGCTTTGCATATCTTCAAAAGATTTTTGCTCTTCTAAGGGTTGATCAACGTTTTCGGGACTGCTATCTGCATAGCAGTATACATTTTGTCTCTCCGACAACAATGGCAGAACATGCGATAAATTAGGATCTGAATTAGAAAAGTGACCATTTGCGATGTATGAGGCATGTAGTTCCAACTCTGTAGGTGTCAACACGCCAATAACCATCTgtatatttcaaattataaaaTTCCAACACTcaattacaattaaatatctttgaaataataaataaattattggcAAAATACTCACCCTATTTAAACACTCATGTGATGCTTGAACAACTTCATTGTACTTTGGAGATGATTTCACATGCCAATCATTTGAAATCCATCCACACATACGCGGAAGTATCATGTTATATCTATCTCTTCGCTTAGCAAACTTCTTTGCAATGCCAGGAATACATTCATATGCAAGAATctgcattaaaaaaattatagccaacttaatattaaataaattaactaaataaatacaaaacaaataaatatcTTACTTGCAATGGATGAACAAATCCGTTCAAAGTAAACGCTCCATATTCGACAATCTTTTcgttcttcttctttttcttcaatttgATTGAAGTTAAATCTCGCTTTATACTTTTAAGAACTTCGTTATAAGCTATCGTACCCCAAGGATATTTGTtaaacaaatccaaatcctCCACTAAACTTAAAAGCATGTTGTCAACTTGAGGAACCGTCTTTTGTCGAACTGGCCACAGAACAGCAGCACCAAAGTACAAACATGCTAACTTCAATTTTTCCAAATTTATAGTGCGTTCAGGTGTTTTTCTCATTTCCATTAGCTTTGTCGCCACCTCCTCAATATATACATTTTCATTTCCACAAAAATGTCTATCCCGAAATTGCATCGTCTCTCCAACTTCAGGAAAATCTTCTGAACAATCAAGCCCAGTTATAAGTGCATActccattttcgaaaatctcaACGGTCTTTGATTCACAATCATCCACAACTCATCACTAGTAGTCTTACATGACTGTCTAGCCATCAAGAACCATATAATCTGACTAGATAAATTGTAATCTCCTACATACTTAATTAAATTACCAAATTGAGTTCCATCAATCATATTCTGCATCTCTGCATCATTGAGGCATTCCTTGATAGTCTCTGATACACTTTTGAAATGAGAGTTTAAACTTAACTTGCATTCAAAGTGATTCTTTCTCAATAACTGAGGTTTCAATTTTACCTACACTCGAAAAAACAtaaatgatataaaaaatataaatatttttcaaacataaacaacaaatacaatgtTGAACACAATTTCTCAACAAAAACACAAATACTTTATTCATTTATCAGTTACAGATATGTAAGAAAGTTTAGGCAAAAACTCAATTCCACAAATATAACTAAAAGTAAAAactcaataaaaatcatataaaacgATAAACTTACCCAAACTTCTTCTTCTGCCATTTTAATTACAAATGCTAAATGTATGGTTGTTTAAATGGTCCTTGATTAGTGAATTAGACCATTGATTGATGGAAAATTTCAATTGAGCTAAGAGAAGAACGGTCAGTCACCTAAGGAGAAGAAGGAATGATATTGTTAGTTTAACATCACTCATAAAATACTTATATCAAAGAGAATATTCAAAACTAAGAATTGAACTCATGCAAAAAcaattttataaatgatttactaaaaagaaataaattaacATCAAACACAAAtagtttattaataataaatcgTTTACTTGAACTTGCGGGATGGGTATCAATTTTAGACCATTGATTGATTCAATGGAAAATTTTTCTAAGCTGGACTTGCGGTCTGGGTATCACCAAATCCGGATGGATTCCAAGGACATTCACAAGACAGTTTTTCGGACTCATGGGGATCATTATGAATTCACTGTTGTGCCATTCGGTTTATCAAATGCACCCTCTACATTCCAATCTGCTATGAATCGGGCTTTTAGCTCTTATTTGCAccattttgttatcatattcttCGATGCTATCCTTATCTACAGTCAATCAGAGGATGAACATCTCGTACAGCCACAAAAGATTCTCGAGTGTATTCTTAATCAGAAATTCTTTGCGAAGAAAAGCAAATGTCTATTTTTTCAAAGCACCATTTATTATTTGGGACATTCGGTGATGACAGGGATGGTATGGCCAATCCAGGAAAAATTGAAGTCATGACACAGTATGAAATAGATGTACAGCAACTTGTGGAGCAACATCTAAGCCTCGTACATAATGATGTTCAAAGAACTTGATTTCTTTATATATCTCTATTCATGTGGAGATTAGGAATCCAATTGGGTGTTAATTTTCCCTTTCCGTGAGACAGGTTAGAGCTCAGAACTACGCCTAATCATTCGTt is a genomic window containing:
- the LOC140822242 gene encoding uncharacterized protein isoform X2, translating into MAEEEVWVKLKPQLLRKNHFECKLSLNSHFKSVSETIKECLNDAEMQNMIDGTQFGNLIKYVGDYNLSSQIIWFLMARQSCKTTSDELWMIVNQRPLRFSKMEYALITGLDCSEDFPEVGETMQFRDRHFCGNENVYIEEVATKLMEMRKTPERTINLEKLKLACLYFGAAVLWPVRQKTVPQVDNMLLSLVEDLDLFNKYPWGTIAYNEVLKSIKRDLTSIKLKKKKKNEKIVEYGAFTLNGFVHPLQILAYECIPGIAKKFAKRRDRYNMILPRMCGWISNDWHVKSSPKYNEVVQASHECLNRMVIGVLTPTELELHASYIANDSSPENVDQPLEEQKSFEDMQSERVDAHDKQSPPLRQEEDRPHTSTHIDPTAFVGEVPSVPNYFVQLRDYIDEKFTKLQAYVDERFTKIEEKLEEVSVQVKKQEKNPAETSRQPTSTLPEAKRQKMFDIKCVNEEVLPSEGSTSPQNGHSMIQPSKHILHTPQRFVVDEGASNAQPVGDANNNDDKKTYNNMLLTYVRVKRQIKKSSYLSSPFMELSETPPVLVIHQLGSCNGTFQPLQIAKSPKLTKALKEQIKTMKDTRQCLMAAYDKKWFNDLLLPRSWLGSSHINECMNGFLVLQKRYPHLVAQDIAIMGGYFSGLLGVVHSKAEKGMSHCHWDDLIQMAEGSSRKWKSLPWKETSFILVPYHVPNHWVAVKIDIKATSIIIYDCGICLTKEINMESYVRPLQVLIPRLLNTVGVVTTDTWKITRPSSFPQNIAGGDCGAWVIKTIEVELARLNPYEINDKIVDSCRPYLTACTWNKDWIL
- the LOC140822242 gene encoding uncharacterized protein isoform X1; the encoded protein is MAEEEVWVKLKPQLLRKNHFECKLSLNSHFKSVSETIKECLNDAEMQNMIDGTQFGNLIKYVGDYNLSSQIIWFLMARQSCKTTSDELWMIVNQRPLRFSKMEYALITGLDCSEDFPEVGETMQFRDRHFCGNENVYIEEVATKLMEMRKTPERTINLEKLKLACLYFGAAVLWPVRQKTVPQVDNMLLSLVEDLDLFNKYPWGTIAYNEVLKSIKRDLTSIKLKKKKKNEKIVEYGAFTLNGFVHPLQILAYECIPGIAKKFAKRRDRYNMILPRMCGWISNDWHVKSSPKYNEVVQASHECLNRMVIGVLTPTELELHASYIANGHFSNSDPNLSHVLPLLSERQNVYCYADSSPENVDQPLEEQKSFEDMQSERVDAHDKQSPPLRQEEDRPHTSTHIDPTAFVGEVPSVPNYFVQLRDYIDEKFTKLQAYVDERFTKIEEKLEEVSVQVKKQEKNPAETSRQPTSTLPEAKRQKMFDIKCVNEEVLPSEGSTSPQNGHSMIQPSKHILHTPQRFVVDEGASNAQPVGDANNNDDKKTYNNMLLTYVRVKRQIKKSSYLSSPFMELSETPPVLVIHQLGSCNGTFQPLQIAKSPKLTKALKEQIKTMKDTRQCLMAAYDKKWFNDLLLPRSWLGSSHINECMNGFLVLQKRYPHLVAQDIAIMGGYFSGLLGVVHSKAEKGMSHCHWDDLIQMAEGSSRKWKSLPWKETSFILVPYHVPNHWVAVKIDIKATSIIIYDCGICLTKEINMESYVRPLQVLIPRLLNTVGVVTTDTWKITRPSSFPQNIAGGDCGAWVIKTIEVELARLNPYEINDKIVDSCRPYLTACTWNKDWIL